One window from the genome of [Clostridium] celerecrescens 18A encodes:
- a CDS encoding GNAT family N-acetyltransferase — MNIIRTKTPSQTQINELLRLQETCRKHDHISLTFPMEEECIFFLLYEEDSLLSALCTFFNESGDYECFAYTLPPNRQSGYFMMLLEELLKETGDNDLIFPAEETCEETVLTLNAIGADLWYQEHIMELSSSDFLKSGLAKHSRFSESLTLSMTRGNEEEPSLCTFLIKDSPVGFCYLDLRGQSAAYFYGFEITENLRNLGLGSSCLSLLLETCFLKPGSEKLKKISLQVSGQNGPAMALYKKAGFQITESLSYYIY, encoded by the coding sequence ATGAATATTATACGAACGAAAACCCCCAGCCAAACGCAAATCAATGAATTGCTCCGCCTGCAGGAAACCTGCAGAAAGCATGACCATATTTCTCTTACATTTCCCATGGAAGAAGAATGTATTTTTTTCTTATTATACGAAGAAGACAGCCTCTTATCCGCTCTTTGTACATTTTTTAATGAAAGCGGGGACTATGAATGCTTCGCTTATACCCTTCCGCCAAACAGGCAGTCCGGATATTTCATGATGCTTCTGGAAGAGCTGTTGAAGGAGACTGGAGACAATGATCTTATTTTTCCTGCAGAGGAAACCTGTGAAGAAACCGTTCTGACCCTTAACGCCATAGGAGCCGATCTTTGGTATCAGGAACATATAATGGAGCTTTCTTCTTCTGATTTTTTGAAATCCGGGCTGGCAAAGCACAGTCGTTTTTCTGAGTCTCTTACACTCTCCATGACCCGCGGTAATGAAGAGGAACCTTCCCTTTGTACCTTTCTGATAAAGGACAGCCCTGTGGGCTTCTGTTATCTGGATTTAAGGGGACAGTCCGCAGCCTATTTTTACGGGTTTGAAATTACTGAAAATTTACGGAACCTGGGGCTTGGCAGCTCCTGTCTTTCTCTGCTTTTGGAAACCTGCTTTTTAAAGCCCGGATCTGAAAAACTTAAAAAGATTTCTCTTCAGGTGTCCGGCCAAAACGGTCCAGCCATGGCTTTATATAAAAAGGCAGGCTTCCAAATTACAGAAAGCCTGTCCTATTATATTTACTAA
- a CDS encoding type II toxin-antitoxin system PemK/MazF family toxin has product MIIRRGDIYYADLRPVVGSEQGGIRPVLIIQNDIGNKHSPTVICAAITSRMNKAKLPTHVELDTKKCDMIKDSVILLEQLRTIDKQRLKEKICHIDEELQQEVDCALRVSLELDT; this is encoded by the coding sequence GTGATTATCAGACGTGGAGACATTTATTATGCAGATTTAAGGCCGGTGGTAGGCTCTGAGCAGGGCGGGATCCGTCCGGTTCTTATTATACAGAACGACATAGGCAATAAACATAGCCCTACCGTGATCTGTGCGGCAATTACATCAAGAATGAATAAGGCAAAGCTTCCAACCCATGTGGAGCTGGATACAAAAAAATGCGATATGATAAAAGATTCGGTGATTCTTTTAGAGCAGCTTCGCACCATTGATAAGCAGAGGCTGAAAGAAAAGATTTGTCATATAGACGAGGAACTTCAGCAGGAAGTGGACTGTGCATTAAGGGTGAGCCTGGAACTGGATACATAG
- the alr gene encoding alanine racemase has translation MKLYSRVYETVDLDAIRHNMEAMKANLKEGTRIIGVVKSDGYGHGAVPVAWAMDSYVWGYAVATVEEGVILRKHGIKKPILVLGVVPYEGYSLLVEYGISSSIFQLKRAERLSSLAEKAGKKAVIHMVVDTGMSRIGYPVTEEAAEEAVKICGLPGIEVEGLFTHFAKADEKDKSATDKQIEKYQAFVTMLSDKRITIPILHCSNSAGILDLKRANFHAVRAGISIYGIYPSGEVDRETVRLQPAMELKSFISYIKKLEPGTSVSYGGTFTADREMTVATIPVGYGDGYSRNLSGKGEVLIRGQRARILGRVCMDQFMVDVTGIKDAEEEDEVVLIGRQGNEEITVEELAAAGGGFHYEIVCDIGKRVPRVYLENGRVIGTKDYFNDCYEGFCKG, from the coding sequence ATGAAATTATACAGCAGGGTTTATGAAACAGTAGATTTAGATGCCATCCGCCACAACATGGAGGCTATGAAGGCAAATCTAAAGGAAGGGACCAGGATAATCGGCGTTGTAAAATCAGACGGATACGGCCATGGAGCGGTTCCGGTAGCCTGGGCCATGGATTCTTATGTATGGGGATATGCGGTGGCCACCGTGGAAGAAGGCGTAATTTTAAGAAAACACGGAATCAAAAAGCCTATTTTAGTCCTTGGCGTTGTACCTTATGAAGGATACAGCCTTTTGGTAGAATATGGGATCAGTTCATCCATATTTCAGCTTAAACGGGCGGAACGTCTGTCCTCTCTGGCGGAAAAGGCGGGGAAAAAGGCAGTGATACATATGGTGGTGGATACAGGCATGAGCCGGATCGGATATCCGGTCACAGAGGAGGCTGCAGAGGAGGCGGTGAAAATCTGTGGCCTTCCGGGAATTGAAGTGGAAGGGTTGTTCACTCATTTTGCAAAGGCGGATGAAAAGGATAAGTCCGCCACAGATAAACAGATAGAAAAGTACCAGGCGTTCGTAACCATGCTTTCTGACAAGCGGATCACTATTCCTATTCTTCACTGCTCCAACAGCGCCGGAATCCTGGACCTTAAAAGAGCCAACTTTCATGCAGTACGGGCCGGAATATCCATCTACGGCATTTATCCGTCAGGAGAGGTTGACAGGGAAACGGTCAGGCTTCAGCCTGCGATGGAATTAAAAAGCTTTATTTCTTACATAAAAAAATTAGAGCCGGGAACTTCTGTAAGCTATGGAGGAACCTTTACCGCTGACAGGGAGATGACGGTCGCGACGATTCCCGTAGGATATGGCGACGGGTATTCAAGAAATCTTTCCGGCAAGGGGGAAGTGCTTATTAGGGGGCAGCGTGCCAGGATATTAGGACGCGTTTGCATGGACCAGTTCATGGTAGATGTGACCGGAATAAAGGACGCGGAGGAAGAGGATGAGGTAGTTTTGATTGGCAGGCAGGGAAACGAAGAGATTACAGTTGAAGAGCTGGCTGCGGCCGGAGGCGGCTTCCATTATGAAATCGTCTGCGACATAGGCAAACGGGTACCCCGGGTGTATCTTGAAAACGGCCGGGTCATAGGTACGAAAGATTATTTCAATGATTGTTATGAAGGGTTTTGCAAGGGCTGA
- a CDS encoding hemolysin family protein: protein MDDGNPLIRVIIFIAFIVLDAIFYGFGSAIQNVNTSELEHQMEEGSKKAGQLLHIVNRPTRFVNTIQITTNLIGMVTGAFVLEQLGARLGTVLTRDGAYPSQWISLLSLLFVSVLLIVLLISFGIIIPKRCAAENPEKWGYRMLPVVSLIMIPLIPFTWLANVVAYFVLKLLGIDMASDNENVTEEDIMSMVNEGHEQGVLEAREAEMITNIFELNDKEAGDIMTHRKNLVALDGEITLREAVNFILKEGFNSRYPIYKKDVDDIIGILHMKDALIAVENKRNASRQLWEIEGLLREAHFIPETRNIDTLFKEMQSRKIHMVIVVDEYGQTAGIVTMEDILEEIVGNIMDEYDVDEEYIVPSDDGSYVINGMTPLEEVERALNIEFDEEDYDSYDTINGLLISRLDRIPQEGEETEVSILGYCFKILRVENKIIHTIRVRKEQPEEEREEGQELRKIEAREDFSDIKM, encoded by the coding sequence ATGGACGATGGCAATCCGCTTATACGCGTGATTATTTTTATTGCTTTTATCGTATTGGACGCTATTTTTTATGGGTTTGGATCAGCAATCCAAAACGTAAATACAAGCGAACTGGAGCATCAGATGGAGGAAGGAAGTAAAAAGGCCGGTCAGCTGTTACATATTGTTAACAGACCGACCAGATTTGTAAATACGATACAAATCACCACAAATTTAATCGGTATGGTAACCGGGGCTTTTGTTTTAGAGCAGCTGGGAGCAAGGCTTGGGACCGTCTTAACAAGAGACGGGGCTTATCCAAGCCAATGGATATCCCTTTTAAGCCTGCTGTTTGTTTCCGTTTTACTGATCGTGCTTTTGATCAGCTTTGGTATCATTATTCCTAAACGCTGTGCGGCAGAGAACCCTGAAAAATGGGGCTATCGTATGCTGCCTGTAGTATCCCTCATCATGATACCCCTTATCCCCTTTACCTGGCTGGCAAATGTGGTGGCTTACTTTGTCCTAAAGCTGTTGGGAATCGATATGGCATCAGATAATGAGAACGTTACGGAAGAGGACATCATGTCCATGGTGAACGAGGGCCATGAACAGGGCGTTTTAGAGGCCAGAGAAGCGGAGATGATTACAAACATCTTCGAACTGAATGATAAGGAAGCCGGGGATATTATGACCCACCGAAAGAATCTGGTCGCTTTGGACGGCGAGATTACTCTTCGGGAGGCAGTAAATTTCATACTGAAAGAGGGATTTAATTCCCGTTATCCGATTTACAAAAAGGACGTGGATGACATTATCGGGATCCTTCATATGAAGGATGCTCTTATTGCCGTGGAAAATAAAAGGAATGCATCCCGCCAGCTGTGGGAGATCGAAGGGCTTCTCAGAGAAGCTCATTTCATTCCGGAAACCAGAAATATTGATACTCTGTTTAAGGAAATGCAGTCCAGAAAGATCCATATGGTGATTGTAGTGGATGAATACGGGCAGACAGCGGGTATTGTGACAATGGAAGATATTCTGGAAGAGATTGTGGGCAATATCATGGATGAATATGATGTGGATGAAGAATACATCGTCCCCTCAGACGACGGTTCCTATGTAATCAATGGCATGACTCCTTTGGAAGAAGTGGAAAGGGCCTTGAATATTGAATTTGATGAGGAGGATTACGACTCCTATGATACCATCAACGGCCTGCTGATTTCCAGGCTGGACCGGATTCCCCAGGAAGGGGAAGAGACAGAGGTGTCTATTCTTGGATATTGTTTTAAAATCCTTCGTGTGGAAAATAAGATCATTCATACCATCCGGGTTCGGAAAGAGCAGCCGGAAGAGGAGCGTGAGGAAGGACAGGAGCTTAGAAAAATTGAGGCTCGTGAGGATTTCTCGGACATAAAAATGTAA
- a CDS encoding YebC/PmpR family DNA-binding transcriptional regulator, with protein MSGHSKFANIKHKKEKNDAAKGKIFTILGRELAVAVKEGGPDPANNSKLRDIIAKAKANNMPNDTIDRGIKKAAGDAGSVIYETITYEGYGPNGVAIIVDTLTDNKNRTAANVRNAFTKGGGNVGTPGCVSFMFDKKGQIIIDKEECEMDPDELMMVSLDAGAEDFSEEEDSFEIITAPEEFSAVREALEAAGIPMVEADVTMIPQTWVELTDEDSIKKMNRIMDLLDVEDDVQATYHNWSE; from the coding sequence ATGTCAGGACATTCAAAGTTCGCGAATATTAAACACAAAAAAGAGAAAAACGATGCGGCTAAAGGCAAGATTTTTACTATCCTCGGAAGAGAATTGGCGGTAGCGGTGAAAGAAGGCGGACCAGACCCTGCAAACAATAGTAAACTCCGTGATATTATCGCAAAGGCAAAAGCCAATAATATGCCCAATGATACCATTGACCGCGGCATTAAAAAAGCAGCCGGCGATGCAGGCTCCGTTATTTATGAGACCATTACATACGAAGGATACGGCCCTAACGGGGTTGCGATCATCGTAGATACGCTGACAGACAACAAGAACCGGACAGCAGCAAATGTAAGAAACGCATTTACAAAAGGCGGCGGCAATGTGGGAACTCCTGGCTGCGTGTCATTTATGTTTGATAAAAAGGGCCAGATCATCATTGATAAGGAAGAATGTGAGATGGATCCGGATGAACTGATGATGGTTTCCCTGGATGCAGGAGCCGAAGATTTTTCGGAAGAAGAGGACAGCTTTGAAATAATTACCGCACCTGAGGAATTCAGCGCAGTGCGTGAGGCATTAGAGGCCGCAGGCATCCCCATGGTGGAAGCAGATGTTACCATGATTCCTCAGACATGGGTGGAACTGACAGATGAAGATTCCATTAAGAAGATGAACCGGATTATGGATCTTCTTGATGTGGAAGATGACGTACAGGCCACTTACCATAACTGGAGTGAATAA
- a CDS encoding GNAT family N-acetyltransferase translates to MDSDRLYRVKKDDVEKLKELLTECFAGDPLYCRLIPDGKTRSRLLPELFECDMEEFLETCEIYADSPDINGILVVDDESQPYNAFHYYLAEAAALLKTDGYLIKEDPSLKTFWNFFQGREYLNSSWTDRLNQEKRLHLIYLAVRPAMQHHGISSLLLREAIDYADKNKLMISLETHNVSNVKFYEHFDFKVFCIVEKRFRLKQYCMVRDIK, encoded by the coding sequence ATGGATAGCGACCGATTGTACCGGGTAAAAAAAGATGATGTTGAGAAATTAAAGGAACTGCTGACTGAATGCTTTGCCGGAGATCCGCTTTACTGCAGGTTGATCCCTGACGGGAAGACCAGGAGCCGTCTGCTCCCGGAATTATTTGAATGTGATATGGAGGAATTTTTAGAGACTTGCGAAATATATGCCGACAGTCCGGATATTAACGGGATCCTTGTGGTGGATGATGAATCCCAGCCTTATAATGCCTTTCATTACTATCTGGCAGAAGCAGCCGCCCTTTTAAAAACGGACGGCTATCTGATCAAGGAGGACCCTTCTTTAAAAACATTCTGGAATTTTTTCCAGGGCAGGGAGTATTTGAATTCCAGCTGGACGGACCGTCTTAACCAGGAGAAACGGCTTCACCTCATTTATCTGGCTGTAAGGCCTGCCATGCAGCATCATGGGATTTCCTCTCTATTGTTAAGGGAAGCCATTGACTACGCGGATAAAAATAAGCTCATGATTTCCCTGGAAACACATAATGTGAGCAATGTAAAATTTTATGAACATTTCGATTTTAAGGTTTTCTGTATTGTGGAAAAGCGATTTCGTTTAAAACAGTACTGCATGGTCCGGGATATAAAATAA
- a CDS encoding NAD(P)H-hydrate dehydratase: MRYLVTGGQMKQVDRYTIENIGIPSLVLMERAALAVTEEVMKQGQKTDRIWILCGNGNNGADGVASARMLHLKGYQVFALLAAGRDKGSSEYLTQVSIAERTGVNLAGFSDLIPGTCDILVDALFGVGLDREILGRYREILETILRCRPKFTVAVDIPSGIHSDTGQIMGIALKADITVTFGYEKLGTMLYPGKEYSGKVLVADIGFPGEGLERLKTEYFTLDPEDEKQLPKRSAYSNKGSFGKVLVVAGSKNMSGAAYLSALAAYRTGAGLVKIFTVEENRTILQTGLPEAIITTYEAEDAEAGTEGFKKLLVKQCEWATAIVLGPGLGQEAYVRNLVEEVLANAYVPIVLDADGLGTIASNPELTSYFTENIIVTPHLGEMARLTGSAVETIQKQLITSAREYADRFGITCVLKDAVTIGALKDQRTYVNGSGNSAMAKAGSGDVLTGIIAGLLALGLEESDAAAYGVWLHGRAGDMVKEKQGDHSLLARELAEEIHLVR, from the coding sequence ATGAGATATCTGGTTACAGGAGGACAGATGAAGCAGGTGGACCGCTACACCATAGAGAATATAGGGATTCCCTCTCTGGTGCTTATGGAACGAGCCGCCCTGGCGGTTACAGAAGAAGTGATGAAGCAGGGGCAGAAAACGGACCGGATATGGATTTTATGTGGAAACGGCAATAATGGAGCGGATGGGGTCGCGTCTGCCAGAATGCTGCATTTGAAAGGATATCAGGTTTTTGCCTTACTGGCTGCCGGAAGAGACAAGGGAAGCAGTGAATATCTGACTCAGGTTTCCATAGCGGAACGTACGGGCGTCAATCTGGCAGGATTTTCTGATCTCATTCCCGGTACCTGTGATATTCTCGTTGATGCACTTTTTGGCGTGGGGCTGGACCGGGAGATTCTAGGCAGATACCGGGAGATCCTGGAGACAATCCTCCGCTGCCGACCGAAATTTACGGTGGCCGTGGATATCCCTTCGGGCATTCATTCGGATACGGGTCAGATCATGGGGATTGCCTTAAAGGCAGACATAACCGTCACGTTCGGCTATGAAAAGCTGGGAACCATGCTTTATCCCGGTAAGGAATACAGCGGAAAGGTGCTTGTAGCTGACATTGGTTTTCCGGGGGAGGGCTTAGAGCGCCTTAAGACAGAATATTTTACCCTGGATCCGGAGGATGAGAAGCAGCTTCCTAAGCGTTCGGCCTATTCCAATAAAGGGAGCTTCGGAAAGGTCCTTGTGGTGGCAGGATCTAAAAATATGAGCGGGGCTGCCTATTTAAGCGCCCTTGCCGCTTACCGGACAGGAGCAGGCCTGGTGAAAATTTTCACAGTGGAAGAAAATCGGACCATCCTTCAAACCGGACTTCCGGAAGCCATCATTACCACATATGAAGCTGAGGATGCAGAAGCAGGGACGGAAGGATTTAAAAAGCTATTGGTAAAGCAGTGCGAGTGGGCTACCGCCATTGTTCTGGGACCGGGACTGGGGCAGGAGGCCTATGTAAGGAATCTGGTGGAAGAGGTCCTTGCGAATGCCTACGTCCCCATTGTTTTGGATGCAGATGGGCTTGGCACCATTGCTTCAAACCCGGAGCTGACCAGCTATTTCACGGAAAACATCATTGTGACTCCTCATTTGGGAGAAATGGCGAGGCTCACGGGAAGCGCTGTGGAAACCATACAGAAACAGCTGATCACCTCTGCCAGAGAATATGCGGACCGGTTCGGTATTACCTGCGTGTTAAAGGACGCGGTGACGATTGGGGCCTTAAAGGATCAGAGAACCTATGTCAATGGAAGCGGCAACAGTGCTATGGCAAAAGCCGGGTCGGGAGATGTTCTGACCGGGATCATAGCCGGGCTTCTGGCTCTGGGTCTGGAAGAGTCTGATGCTGCGGCTTACGGCGTATGGCTTCATGGACGTGCCGGAGACATGGTAAAAGAGAAACAGGGAGATCACAGCCTTCTTGCCAGGGAACTGGCGGAAGAGATACATTTAGTACGTTAG
- a CDS encoding redox-sensing transcriptional repressor Rex: MSEKEISKAVITRLPRYYRYLGELMEDGVERISSNDLSVRMKVTASQIRQDLNNFGGFGQQGYGYNVKYLYAEIGKILGIDRQHNIIIIGAGNLGQAIANYANFEKRGFLIKGMFDINPRLIGLVVRGIEIRSVDDLEQFVKDNDVQIAALTIPKTKAPEIADRLVKAGIKAIWNFAHTDLSVPDDVVVENVHLSESLMRLSYRVCSIQDNEEERNRQSEIME; encoded by the coding sequence GTGTCAGAGAAAGAAATTTCCAAAGCAGTGATTACCAGGCTTCCGAGATATTACCGGTATCTGGGAGAATTAATGGAAGATGGAGTAGAACGAATTTCCTCCAATGATTTAAGTGTACGAATGAAAGTGACCGCTTCTCAGATCCGCCAGGATTTGAATAATTTCGGCGGATTCGGCCAGCAGGGCTATGGTTATAATGTAAAGTATTTATATGCAGAGATCGGGAAGATATTGGGAATAGACAGGCAGCATAATATCATTATCATAGGCGCTGGAAATTTAGGACAGGCAATTGCCAATTATGCAAACTTTGAAAAGCGGGGCTTCCTCATTAAAGGAATGTTTGATATCAATCCGCGTCTGATCGGCCTTGTGGTCCGCGGGATAGAGATCCGCAGCGTAGATGATCTGGAACAGTTCGTAAAAGATAATGATGTCCAGATTGCGGCTCTGACCATTCCAAAGACAAAGGCGCCGGAGATTGCAGACCGCCTTGTGAAGGCAGGAATCAAGGCGATCTGGAATTTTGCCCATACGGATTTAAGCGTGCCGGATGATGTGGTTGTGGAGAATGTCCATCTATCAGAAAGCCTGATGCGGTTATCTTACCGGGTCTGCAGCATACAGGACAACGAGGAAGAAAGAAACAGACAATCTGAAATAATGGAGTAA